From a region of the Thermodesulfovibrionales bacterium genome:
- a CDS encoding GspL/Epsl periplasmic domain-containing protein, producing MGRAGVIDVRDGWKGNEALTIYLFGSRGGKYEFEKTVDFTPPASPANLFEDITEFYLSLPVSSLNFRMLSLPFSDSQKLKSIIPFELDGLILGGSESIVFDSVVMDQSADTHDVVVTYIERRSLREILAGLSLAGMDPQVVTSIELQAILGKADGDIASHLMSPGSLSPDERIDAAGKELISPTINLRTGPFAFTRDSEKMKKSLRVTEILAVLLALVINADLAFKIIAERKEVSAVKKEMRSLYTGLFPNDKKITDELYQLKSKMKELRERGETIAGVSPLQLMTDLAQRTVPGVKFDEMNLDREVVTVKGEAVSMESVDRVKTKLSEFLNDVTASDIKSSVEGKILFTVVAKVRPS from the coding sequence ATGGGAAGAGCAGGGGTCATCGATGTTCGGGACGGGTGGAAAGGCAACGAAGCTTTAACAATCTATCTCTTCGGCAGCCGCGGAGGAAAATATGAGTTCGAAAAGACCGTTGATTTCACTCCCCCGGCATCTCCGGCAAATCTCTTTGAAGACATTACGGAATTCTATCTGAGCCTCCCCGTCAGCTCCCTAAACTTCAGAATGCTTAGTCTTCCTTTCTCCGACAGTCAAAAGCTGAAAAGCATCATTCCCTTCGAGCTTGACGGGCTCATCTTAGGCGGGTCCGAAAGCATCGTCTTTGATTCGGTCGTAATGGATCAATCCGCGGACACTCATGATGTGGTTGTGACGTACATCGAGAGGAGGAGCCTCAGGGAAATCCTGGCAGGTCTCTCATTGGCAGGTATGGATCCCCAGGTCGTGACGTCGATCGAACTCCAGGCGATTCTCGGTAAGGCCGATGGCGATATCGCATCCCATCTCATGAGCCCCGGAAGTTTGAGTCCCGATGAAAGGATTGATGCTGCGGGGAAAGAGCTTATTTCACCCACGATTAATCTCAGAACCGGCCCCTTCGCCTTTACGAGAGACAGTGAGAAGATGAAGAAGTCATTGCGGGTCACGGAAATCCTCGCCGTCTTGCTGGCATTGGTGATCAATGCGGATCTTGCCTTCAAAATTATTGCCGAAAGGAAGGAAGTATCTGCGGTAAAAAAAGAGATGCGAAGTCTTTATACCGGCCTTTTCCCGAATGACAAGAAGATAACCGATGAATTATATCAGCTGAAGTCGAAGATGAAGGAACTGAGGGAGAGGGGAGAAACGATAGCAGGAGTCTCGCCTCTGCAGCTCATGACGGATCTCGCTCAGAGGACGGTTCCGGGAGTGAAGTTCGATGAGATGAATCTCGATAGAGAAGTCGTCACCGTCAAAGGTGAGGCAGTCTCGATGGAGAGCGTGGATAGGGTGAAGACGAAGCTTTCGGAATTCCTCAACGATGTTACCGCCTCGGATATAAAGTCCTCTGTGGAGGGAAAGATCCTCTTTACCGTTGTCGCAAAGGTCCGGCCGTCATGA